The following DNA comes from Fibrobacter sp. UWH6.
CCCACTATGAAAAAGATAGCCGCATGGAGCATGGATTGTTCCATGCGGCTTGTATGCCCAGGTAGCTCAGTGGTAGAGCACTTCCTTGGTAAGGAAGAGGTCTCGGGTCCGACTCCCGATCTGGGCTCTCACTAAATGGAGATAGAATCATGGCAAAAGAACATTTTGACAGAAGTAAGCCGCACTGCAACATCGGCACCATCGGCCACGTTGACCACGGTAAGACCACTCTGACCGCTGCTAT
Coding sequences within:
- a CDS encoding GTP-binding protein, translated to MAKEHFDRSKPHCNIGTIGHVDHGKTTLTAA